In one window of Polynucleobacter sp. AM-7D1 DNA:
- a CDS encoding DUF2892 domain-containing protein — MKCNVGGIDRILRIVAGLVLIGLAVTGTTGAWAWIGVIPLATGAFKFCPAYPLLGINTGAKDSCSDSSSSK, encoded by the coding sequence ATGAAATGCAATGTTGGTGGTATCGACCGTATCTTACGTATTGTTGCTGGCCTAGTATTGATTGGTTTGGCTGTCACAGGAACAACTGGGGCCTGGGCTTGGATTGGTGTTATTCCACTAGCCACTGGAGCCTTTAAATTTTGCCCAGCCTATCCATTATTGGGTATTAATACTGGTGCTAAAGATTCATGTAGCGATAGCAGTTCCAGCAAGTAA